A genomic segment from Deinococcus sp. YIM 77859 encodes:
- the metH gene encoding methionine synthase has product MADTRDIRAHARERILVLDGAWGTMLQRAGLTEGDFRWPEADPLRMYRGNFDLLQLTRPDVIKGIHRAYFEAGADIASTNTFNSNAISQADYGTEHLVRAMNEAGARLAREVADECMARDGRPRWVAGSVGPTNRTATLSPDVERPDFRNVTFDDLVTAYVEQIEGLITGGADLLLMETVFDTLNAKAALFAAEEAFARTGKRLPVMLSGTITDAAGRTLSGQTPEAFVISTEHAGLWSVGLNCALGAEMLRPHLRAIAANTEALVSVHPNAGLPNAFGEYDETPEQTAAVLRSFAEEGLVNIVGGCCGTTPEHIRAIAKAVADLPPRTAPKLPPYLRLSGLEAFTVTPETNFVNVGERTNVTGSPQFAKAILAGDYDAGLGIARQQVQNGAQLVDVNFDEGMLDGEAAMVKFLNLLAGEPDIARVPLMLDSSRWEILEAGLRRVQGKCVVNSISLKDGEAKFLERARRLRRYGAAAVVMAFDEEGQADTLERRIGICARAYRLLTEQADFPPQDIIFDPNVLTVATGIEEHDRYALDFIEATRWIKANLPGALVSGGISNVSFSFRGNNHVREAMHAVFLYHAIRAGLDMGIVNAGMLAVYEDIEPELREAVEDVILARRPDATERLITLAERYKAVKREASAQSAWREWPVAERLKHALVHGITEYVVEDAEEAYQRLGSPLAVIEGPLMDGMNVVGDLFGAGKMFLPQVVKSARVMKRAVAHLTPYLEAQKQESGGKGRVLLATVKGDVHDIGKNIVGVVLACNGYEVTDLGVMVPAEKILDTAQELGADVIGLSGLITPSLDEMVHVAREMTRRGLQTPLLIGGATTSRAHTAVKIEPAYPGRVIHVLDASRAVGVVGDLLSQPGAVQERVREEYAALRERHGERQVRLIPLEQARARAPRLSPTLPPPPRELGRHVIEQPLSELLDYIDWTPFFIAWEMKGVYPSILTDPLRGAEARRLFDDAQALLRRIIQEGLLEARGVIGLWPARREGDDIVVEAERTARLHTLRQQRDQATPNTALADFVARRGDHIGAFGVAIHGAEELARTFEAQHDDYSAILTKAVADRLAEAFAEKLHRDVRVRYWGYAPDEALDNKALIQERYQGIRPAPGYPAQPDHTEKRTLFNLLHAEEVGLSLTESGAMFPAAAVSGLYFAHPEAHYFAVGRIGRDQVEDYAERKGWSVEEAERWLGPILAYDPARVVPPFPQPAPLQPAAGSVQ; this is encoded by the coding sequence GTGGCGGACACACGCGACATTCGCGCACACGCGCGGGAACGGATTCTGGTGCTGGACGGCGCGTGGGGGACCATGCTCCAGCGCGCGGGCCTGACCGAAGGGGACTTTCGCTGGCCCGAAGCCGATCCCCTGCGGATGTACCGGGGCAATTTCGACCTCCTGCAATTGACCCGCCCCGACGTGATCAAAGGGATACACCGCGCCTACTTTGAGGCGGGGGCGGACATCGCCAGCACAAACACCTTCAACAGCAACGCGATCTCGCAGGCCGACTACGGCACCGAGCATCTTGTCCGCGCGATGAACGAGGCCGGGGCGCGGCTGGCCCGCGAGGTCGCCGACGAGTGTATGGCCCGTGACGGACGGCCGCGCTGGGTGGCCGGGTCAGTAGGACCGACCAACCGCACCGCCACCCTCTCCCCCGATGTCGAGCGGCCCGACTTCCGCAACGTGACCTTCGACGATCTCGTCACGGCCTACGTGGAGCAGATCGAGGGCCTGATCACGGGTGGGGCGGACCTCCTTCTGATGGAGACGGTGTTCGATACGCTCAACGCGAAGGCCGCCCTCTTCGCCGCTGAGGAAGCGTTTGCACGAACCGGCAAGCGGCTTCCGGTCATGCTGTCGGGCACGATCACCGATGCGGCGGGGCGCACGCTGAGTGGGCAGACGCCGGAAGCCTTTGTCATCAGCACCGAACACGCCGGCCTCTGGAGCGTGGGGCTTAACTGCGCGTTGGGGGCCGAAATGCTGCGGCCCCACCTGCGGGCGATCGCGGCCAACACAGAAGCGCTCGTCTCGGTGCACCCCAACGCGGGCCTTCCCAACGCTTTTGGCGAGTACGACGAGACGCCCGAACAGACCGCAGCGGTTCTGCGCTCCTTTGCCGAAGAGGGCCTGGTCAACATCGTGGGCGGCTGCTGCGGCACCACACCGGAACACATCCGCGCCATCGCGAAGGCGGTGGCGGACCTTCCTCCCCGCACCGCCCCCAAGCTGCCCCCTTACCTGCGCCTCAGCGGCCTCGAAGCCTTTACCGTCACCCCCGAGACCAACTTCGTGAACGTGGGCGAGCGGACGAACGTGACCGGTAGCCCTCAGTTTGCCAAGGCGATTCTGGCCGGAGACTATGACGCGGGCCTGGGCATCGCCCGGCAGCAGGTGCAAAACGGCGCGCAGCTCGTGGACGTGAACTTCGACGAGGGGATGCTGGACGGCGAGGCCGCGATGGTGAAGTTTCTCAACCTGCTCGCCGGAGAACCGGACATCGCGCGGGTGCCGCTGATGCTCGACTCTTCCCGCTGGGAGATTCTGGAAGCGGGCCTGAGGCGGGTGCAGGGCAAATGCGTCGTCAACAGCATCTCCCTCAAAGACGGCGAGGCGAAGTTTCTGGAGCGGGCACGCCGGCTGCGGCGCTATGGAGCGGCGGCGGTCGTGATGGCCTTCGACGAGGAGGGGCAGGCGGACACACTGGAACGGCGCATCGGCATCTGCGCCCGCGCGTACCGGCTGCTGACCGAGCAGGCCGATTTTCCCCCGCAGGACATCATCTTTGACCCCAACGTACTCACCGTGGCGACCGGCATCGAGGAGCACGACCGCTACGCGCTCGACTTCATCGAGGCGACACGTTGGATCAAGGCGAACCTGCCGGGCGCGCTGGTATCGGGCGGGATCTCCAACGTGTCCTTTTCGTTCCGGGGGAACAACCACGTCCGCGAGGCGATGCACGCGGTCTTCCTGTACCACGCCATTCGTGCTGGGCTGGATATGGGCATTGTGAACGCCGGGATGCTCGCCGTCTACGAGGACATCGAACCGGAGCTGCGGGAGGCGGTGGAGGACGTGATTCTGGCCCGCAGGCCGGACGCGACCGAGCGCCTGATCACTCTGGCCGAGCGGTACAAAGCCGTCAAGCGCGAGGCGAGCGCCCAGAGTGCCTGGCGGGAGTGGCCCGTCGCCGAGCGGCTTAAGCACGCCTTGGTTCACGGGATCACCGAATACGTCGTGGAGGATGCCGAGGAAGCCTACCAGCGTCTCGGCTCGCCGCTCGCCGTGATCGAGGGGCCGCTGATGGACGGCATGAACGTGGTGGGCGACCTGTTTGGAGCTGGAAAGATGTTCCTGCCGCAGGTCGTCAAGTCCGCCCGGGTGATGAAACGCGCGGTGGCGCACCTCACTCCGTACCTCGAAGCGCAGAAGCAAGAAAGCGGCGGCAAGGGCCGGGTGCTCCTTGCCACCGTAAAGGGCGACGTGCACGACATCGGCAAGAACATCGTGGGCGTGGTTCTCGCCTGCAACGGCTACGAGGTCACGGATCTGGGCGTGATGGTTCCTGCGGAAAAGATTCTGGACACCGCGCAGGAGCTAGGAGCGGACGTGATCGGCCTCTCGGGCCTGATTACCCCCTCGCTCGACGAGATGGTGCATGTGGCCCGCGAGATGACCCGCCGGGGCCTACAGACGCCACTCCTGATCGGCGGCGCAACCACCAGCCGCGCCCATACCGCCGTCAAGATCGAGCCCGCCTATCCCGGCCGGGTGATTCATGTGCTCGATGCCAGCCGGGCGGTGGGCGTGGTGGGCGACCTGCTCTCGCAGCCCGGCGCGGTGCAGGAGCGTGTGCGGGAGGAATACGCCGCCCTGCGTGAACGGCACGGCGAGCGCCAGGTTCGCCTCATCCCGCTTGAGCAGGCTCGCGCCCGAGCGCCACGCCTCTCCCCTACCCTGCCACCCCCTCCCCGCGAACTGGGCCGCCACGTCATCGAGCAGCCCCTCAGCGAGCTGCTCGACTACATCGACTGGACGCCCTTCTTCATCGCCTGGGAGATGAAGGGCGTCTACCCGAGCATCCTCACCGATCCGCTGCGGGGAGCAGAAGCCCGCCGCCTCTTCGACGACGCGCAGGCTCTCCTGCGGCGCATCATCCAGGAAGGACTGCTGGAGGCACGCGGCGTGATCGGGCTGTGGCCGGCGCGGCGAGAGGGAGATGACATCGTGGTGGAGGCAGAGCGCACCGCGCGGCTGCACACCCTTCGGCAGCAGCGCGACCAAGCCACCCCCAACACCGCCCTGGCCGACTTTGTGGCCCGGCGGGGCGACCACATCGGGGCCTTTGGGGTCGCCATCCACGGCGCCGAAGAACTCGCCCGCACCTTTGAAGCCCAGCACGACGATTACAGCGCAATTCTGACCAAGGCGGTGGCCGACCGCCTGGCCGAGGCCTTTGCCGAGAAGCTCCACCGTGACGTGCGGGTACGGTACTGGGGCTACGCGCCTGACGAGGCTCTGGACAACAAGGCGCTTATCCAGGAGCGCTACCAGGGCATTCGCCCTGCTCCCGGCTATCCTGCCCAGCCCGACCACACCGAGAAACGCACCCTGTTCAACCTCCTGCACGCGGAGGAAGTCGGCCTCTCGCTCACCGAATCGGGCGCCATGTTCCCCGCCGCTGCCGTTTCAGGCCTGTACTTTGCCCATCCCGAAGCACACTACTTTGCGGTGGGCCGAATCGGGCGCGATCAGGTGGAAGACTACGCAGAGCGCAAGGGCTGGAGCGTCGAGGAAGCCGAGCGCTGGCTGGGGCCCATCCTCGCGTATGACCCGGCCAGGGTGGTGCCGCCCTTTCCGCAGCCCGCTCCCCTGCAACCCGCCGCCGGGAGCGTCCAGTGA
- a CDS encoding prephenate dehydratase, translating to MGGQGTATQPHTSPQPAEQHFTVAFQGNPGAYGEIAALHALKSAGIPHVGVTTRGFPTFHEVARAVETGEADYGVLPVENSLMGAIHQAIDLLTETELHVVGEVVVRVTHCLMALPGVRIEDLRRVASQQPALDQCTGLIRRYGLQPVAAHDTAGSAKDLATRGVRDEAAIASARAAELYGLEILAREIEDEPFNFTRFMLLARHEPAPASVPHKTSLVFAVRHTPGFLVETLNELRGLNLSRIESRPRRDRAWSYLIYVDIEGSAHDPQVAQALAGVLRKASYAKIIGSYPVALETVE from the coding sequence ATGGGTGGTCAGGGGACGGCAACGCAACCGCACACTTCGCCGCAGCCTGCGGAGCAGCACTTCACGGTCGCCTTTCAGGGCAATCCCGGCGCGTACGGCGAGATCGCGGCGCTGCACGCTCTGAAAAGCGCGGGCATTCCCCATGTCGGCGTCACCACGCGCGGCTTTCCCACCTTTCACGAGGTCGCGCGGGCGGTCGAGACGGGTGAAGCCGACTACGGCGTGCTGCCGGTCGAGAACAGCCTGATGGGCGCGATCCACCAGGCGATTGACCTGCTCACCGAGACGGAGCTGCACGTGGTCGGGGAGGTGGTGGTGCGCGTCACCCACTGCCTGATGGCCCTGCCTGGCGTGCGGATCGAGGACCTGCGGCGGGTCGCCAGCCAGCAGCCCGCCCTCGACCAGTGCACCGGCCTGATTCGCCGCTACGGCCTGCAACCCGTCGCCGCGCACGATACCGCCGGAAGCGCCAAAGACCTCGCCACGCGGGGTGTCCGCGACGAGGCAGCCATCGCCTCCGCCCGCGCCGCCGAGCTGTATGGCCTGGAGATCCTGGCCCGCGAGATCGAGGACGAGCCCTTCAATTTCACGCGCTTCATGCTGCTCGCGCGCCACGAGCCTGCTCCTGCAAGCGTGCCGCACAAGACCAGCCTGGTGTTTGCCGTGCGCCACACCCCCGGTTTTCTGGTGGAGACGCTGAACGAGCTGCGTGGCTTAAACCTCTCGCGCATCGAGTCGCGCCCCCGCCGCGACCGCGCCTGGAGCTACCTGATCTACGTGGATATCGAGGGAAGCGCCCATGATCCCCAGGTCGCCCAAGCCCTCGCCGGGGTGCTCAGAAAGGCCAGCTACGCCAAGATTATCGGCTCGTATCCGGTGGCGCTGGAGACGGTGGAGTAG
- a CDS encoding amidase family protein, translated as MSSAPIPDPILDLDAAALSAAIRRGDLTAREVTRVYLTRLRAHNPRLRAVITVNEAAEAEAEERDALPPERRGPLHGVPLLIKDNIDVAGLPTTAGSLLMTRHVPQQDAPLVARLRAAGAVILGKANLTEWANFMTLGMPNGYSSAGGQTVNPWGEGLDTGGSSSGSGVAVAARLCVAAIGTETSGSILSPAQQNGVIGLKPTVGLIPRTGIVPISHSQDTAGPITRSVRDAALLLGVMAGPDDADPASRRLPVPDLTLHADALAGAQIGVLRDPPGGSVRAAERAALARAEATLIEAGASLQDVTLASAPELSGWRLEVLVYEFKHDLNAYLAGVQDGPRSLAEVIAANDADPERLQRYGQTLLYAAQGTRGDLSERAYREARARDLDQTRTRGLDPLFALGLDALLWPGLHGYAVGAKAGYPSVTVPTGLHEGAPTGVLLTGPAGSEGRLLALAADLNRRLGGVQVPPDPA; from the coding sequence GTGTCCTCTGCGCCCATCCCTGACCCCATCCTCGACCTCGACGCCGCCGCGCTGAGTGCGGCAATACGCCGGGGTGACCTCACCGCCCGTGAAGTGACTCGCGTCTACCTCACGCGCCTGCGTGCCCACAATCCCCGGCTGCGCGCGGTCATCACCGTGAACGAGGCCGCCGAGGCGGAGGCGGAGGAGCGAGATGCCCTGCCGCCCGAGCGGCGCGGTCCCCTCCACGGTGTCCCGCTGCTGATCAAGGACAACATCGATGTGGCGGGGCTCCCCACCACTGCCGGAAGCCTGCTGATGACGCGGCATGTCCCCCAGCAGGACGCTCCCCTTGTCGCCCGCCTACGCGCAGCTGGAGCTGTAATCTTGGGTAAGGCCAACCTGACGGAGTGGGCCAACTTCATGACGCTGGGTATGCCCAACGGGTATTCGAGTGCAGGCGGACAGACGGTGAACCCCTGGGGTGAGGGGCTAGACACCGGCGGCAGCTCCAGCGGAAGCGGCGTGGCGGTGGCCGCCCGGCTGTGTGTGGCGGCGATCGGCACCGAGACGAGCGGCAGCATCCTGAGCCCCGCGCAGCAGAACGGGGTGATCGGCCTCAAGCCGACGGTGGGCCTGATTCCGCGCACCGGGATCGTCCCCATCAGCCACAGCCAGGACACCGCTGGTCCGATCACCCGCAGCGTGCGGGACGCGGCTCTGCTGCTGGGCGTTATGGCCGGACCCGACGACGCCGACCCCGCCAGCCGCCGCCTTCCGGTGCCTGACCTGACCCTGCATGCGGACGCGCTTGCCGGGGCACAGATCGGTGTCCTGCGCGACCCGCCCGGCGGCTCCGTGCGTGCGGCCGAACGGGCGGCCCTCGCCCGCGCCGAGGCTACGCTGATCGAGGCGGGAGCCTCCCTGCAGGACGTGACGCTTGCGAGTGCCCCCGAACTCAGCGGCTGGCGGCTGGAGGTGCTGGTCTACGAATTCAAGCATGACCTAAACGCCTACCTGGCGGGCGTGCAGGACGGACCCCGCAGTCTGGCAGAGGTCATCGCGGCGAACGACGCCGACCCCGAGCGGCTCCAGCGCTATGGCCAGACACTGCTGTATGCGGCGCAGGGCACCCGCGGCGACCTGAGCGAGCGAGCCTACCGCGAGGCACGTGCCCGCGACCTCGACCAGACCCGAACGCGCGGCCTAGACCCCCTCTTTGCCCTGGGCCTCGATGCGCTGCTGTGGCCCGGCCTGCACGGCTACGCGGTGGGCGCCAAGGCCGGGTATCCCAGCGTGACGGTGCCGACCGGCCTCCATGAGGGGGCGCCCACCGGCGTGCTGCTGACCGGGCCTGCCGGGAGTGAGGGCCGTCTGCTCGCGCTGGCTGCTGACCTCAACCGGCGGCTGGGGGGCGTGCAGGTTCCGCCCGACCCCGCCTGA
- a CDS encoding oxalate:formate antiporter produces the protein MTQPPTPDRDAKPNVPVVRLLIAWIIVGVPLAWGVAQTLLKALPLFTGGEAP, from the coding sequence ATGACCCAGCCCCCCACCCCCGACAGAGACGCGAAGCCGAACGTGCCGGTTGTCCGGCTGCTTATCGCCTGGATCATCGTGGGCGTGCCCCTGGCCTGGGGCGTAGCACAGACCCTGCTCAAGGCCCTTCCGCTCTTTACCGGTGGCGAAGCGCCCTGA
- a CDS encoding OFA family MFS transporter, translated as MSFLDREHSVAEPGFNRWLVPPAALAVHLSIGQIYAYSVFNKPLSEYGGWSLLAVGVIFQIALAMLGASAALFGKWVERVGPRQSMFTAACFFAGGFLVAALGAATKQLWLIYLGNGLLGGIGLGIGYISPVSTLIKWFPDRPGVATGMAIMGFGGGAMIASPLSVALMNRFGGGVPTNGITATFLTLAVIYFAFMMFGVFTVRVPREGWKPAGYVPPTKAGNSMVTTANVTVENAMRTPQFWLLFAVLFLNVTAGIGILGQASVMIQEMFSAEVVGAAGVTAAAAAGFVGLLSLFNMGGRFFWSSLSDRIGRKPTYAVFFSLGAVLYFLIPLTQELRSVALFVACCAVILTMYGGGFATIPAYLRDLFGTLNVGAIHGRLLLAWSAAAIVGPYLVNGLRQSQIARGVPAADAYNLTMYIMVGLLILGFLCNLLVRPVHPRFHHVETRDTPLLPTEQPPAVRPSGD; from the coding sequence ATGTCGTTTCTAGACCGTGAGCATTCCGTCGCCGAACCCGGCTTCAATCGCTGGCTGGTGCCGCCCGCCGCCCTCGCCGTTCACCTCTCCATCGGGCAGATCTACGCCTACAGCGTCTTCAACAAGCCGCTCAGCGAGTACGGGGGCTGGAGCCTGCTCGCCGTCGGCGTGATTTTTCAGATCGCCCTGGCGATGCTGGGCGCGTCTGCCGCCCTGTTCGGCAAATGGGTGGAGCGGGTCGGCCCACGTCAGTCGATGTTTACTGCCGCGTGCTTCTTCGCGGGCGGGTTTCTGGTCGCGGCACTGGGCGCTGCGACCAAGCAGCTGTGGCTGATCTACCTGGGAAACGGCCTTCTAGGGGGGATTGGCTTGGGCATCGGCTACATCTCGCCCGTCTCTACCCTGATCAAGTGGTTTCCCGACCGTCCCGGCGTAGCCACCGGCATGGCCATCATGGGCTTCGGGGGCGGCGCTATGATCGCCTCGCCCCTCTCTGTGGCCCTGATGAACCGCTTCGGCGGGGGCGTCCCCACCAACGGCATCACCGCGACGTTCCTGACCCTGGCCGTGATCTACTTCGCGTTCATGATGTTCGGGGTCTTCACGGTCCGGGTGCCGCGGGAGGGCTGGAAACCCGCGGGGTACGTGCCCCCGACCAAGGCCGGTAACAGCATGGTCACCACGGCGAATGTCACCGTTGAAAACGCTATGCGGACCCCGCAGTTCTGGCTGCTGTTCGCCGTGCTGTTCCTCAATGTGACGGCGGGGATCGGCATCCTGGGTCAGGCCTCTGTGATGATTCAGGAGATGTTTTCGGCCGAGGTGGTCGGAGCCGCCGGAGTGACGGCCGCCGCTGCCGCAGGCTTCGTGGGTCTGCTGAGCCTCTTTAACATGGGAGGGCGCTTCTTCTGGTCGTCCCTGTCCGACCGAATAGGGCGCAAGCCCACCTACGCCGTCTTCTTCTCGCTGGGAGCGGTGCTGTACTTCCTGATTCCCCTCACCCAGGAGCTGCGCAGCGTCGCGCTGTTTGTGGCCTGCTGTGCGGTCATCCTCACCATGTACGGCGGCGGCTTCGCCACCATCCCCGCCTACCTGCGGGACCTGTTCGGCACGCTCAACGTGGGGGCCATCCATGGCCGCCTGCTGCTCGCGTGGTCGGCGGCAGCGATCGTGGGGCCGTACCTGGTCAACGGGCTGCGACAGTCGCAGATTGCGCGCGGCGTGCCCGCCGCCGACGCCTACAACCTCACCATGTACATCATGGTGGGCCTGCTCATCCTGGGCTTTCTCTGCAACCTGCTCGTGCGGCCAGTCCACCCCCGCTTTCATCACGTCGAGACCCGCGACACGCCCCTGCTTCCTACGGAACAGCCCCCCGCCGTCCGTCCCTCAGGAGACTGA
- the fdhD gene encoding formate dehydrogenase accessory sulfurtransferase FdhD — MTEEPLELRLLHGGEEYPVSVTMRTPGHDEELILGLLHAAGVIERAADVLALEPWRSEHVTQDNVLRLRLRSGLDALTVLSRPTFTSSACGVCGSGSIERLALRAVPPRWTAPPLSPELVCDLPRRLREEQALFSATGALHGAGLFTPVGECLVVREDVGRHNAVDKVVGWALQRDLLPLWDHVLVVSGRVGFEIAQKAALAGIPVVCAVSAPSSLAADVAESFGLTLAGFIRDGRFNVYTLPERLALPAVPAPT, encoded by the coding sequence GTGACCGAAGAACCTCTTGAGCTTCGCCTGCTGCACGGTGGGGAGGAATATCCCGTCAGCGTCACCATGCGGACGCCCGGCCACGACGAGGAACTCATCCTGGGCCTCCTGCACGCCGCGGGCGTGATCGAGCGTGCCGCCGACGTGCTTGCCCTGGAGCCCTGGCGGTCGGAGCACGTGACGCAGGACAACGTGTTGCGGCTGCGGCTGCGTTCCGGTCTGGACGCCCTCACGGTCCTTTCCCGCCCTACCTTCACAAGCAGCGCCTGCGGCGTGTGCGGCAGCGGCAGCATCGAGCGCCTCGCCCTACGGGCCGTGCCCCCCCGCTGGACCGCCCCACCCCTCTCGCCTGAGCTGGTCTGTGACCTGCCGCGCCGATTGCGCGAGGAGCAAGCTCTCTTTAGCGCAACCGGTGCCCTACACGGCGCAGGTCTCTTTACCCCGGTGGGTGAGTGCCTGGTGGTTCGGGAGGATGTCGGGCGACACAACGCCGTCGACAAGGTGGTAGGCTGGGCGCTACAGCGTGACCTGCTGCCCCTTTGGGACCACGTGCTCGTTGTGAGTGGCCGGGTCGGCTTCGAGATCGCGCAAAAGGCGGCGCTGGCGGGAATTCCAGTGGTCTGCGCTGTTTCTGCACCCAGCAGCCTCGCCGCGGACGTGGCAGAGAGCTTTGGTCTCACACTCGCCGGGTTCATTCGCGACGGGCGCTTCAACGTCTACACCCTGCCGGAGCGGCTTGCCCTTCCTGCGGTCCCCGCACCGACCTGA
- a CDS encoding DUF1641 domain-containing protein — MAKPLDFDPRELLPTPQERVAASTAESADAIAEALELLRELHEHRVLHTLVRVVRGGEGLSFHALEILNEPGSVRAIRNGLELIKALGSIEPGALSAVTGALAQGMREGARRVEAGERAGLGDILSLARDPDVGLALAALLGVLRGFGRALREEQAPPNVPHT, encoded by the coding sequence ATGGCCAAGCCGCTCGACTTCGATCCGCGTGAGCTGCTGCCCACCCCACAGGAGCGCGTCGCGGCGAGCACCGCCGAGAGTGCCGACGCCATCGCAGAAGCCCTGGAGCTGCTACGCGAGCTGCATGAGCACCGCGTTCTGCACACCCTGGTTCGCGTGGTGCGGGGCGGCGAGGGGCTCAGCTTCCATGCCCTGGAGATCCTCAACGAGCCGGGCAGCGTACGGGCCATTCGCAACGGGCTCGAACTGATCAAGGCGCTGGGAAGCATCGAGCCGGGTGCTCTCTCGGCCGTTACGGGCGCGCTCGCTCAGGGGATGCGTGAGGGCGCCCGCCGGGTCGAGGCGGGTGAGCGGGCGGGTCTGGGGGACATCCTTTCTCTCGCCCGTGACCCGGATGTAGGGCTCGCCCTGGCCGCCCTGCTCGGCGTGCTGCGGGGCTTTGGCCGAGCACTGCGTGAGGAGCAGGCCCCCCCGAACGTTCCGCACACCTGA